Proteins from a genomic interval of Quercus lobata isolate SW786 chromosome 11, ValleyOak3.0 Primary Assembly, whole genome shotgun sequence:
- the LOC115966824 gene encoding salicylic acid-binding protein 2-like has translation MELSKKHFMLISFFIILSSLGIEATKEPPRTGKHFVLIHGSCLGAWSWYKLVTLLKSSGHNVTALDLAASGINPLQANDLQSSFDYFKPLRDFMEALPSHERVILVSHSLGGMAISQAMEYFPSKISVAVFVTALMPGPTLNISTLNQMSFSQQGPLLDSHYIYDQGPNNPPTTFIFGPLYLASDVFQLSPIEDLTLATLLLRPLRLFSDEDLSKQLMLSSENYGSVKRVYIISEKDKVARRDLQLWMIERNPPNDVVEIKGSDHMVMMSKPIELWAHLQGIAEKYSYPIF, from the exons ATGGAGCTGAGCAAGAAGCATTTcatgttaatttctttttttatcattctttCATCTCTTGGAATTGAGGCTACTAAGGAGCCACCAAGAACTGGCAAGCACTTTGTGCTAATTCATGGTTCATGCCTTGGAGCTTGGTCCTGGTACAAGCTTGTGACACTACTAAAATCTTCTGGTCACAATGTCACTGCACTAGATTTAGCTGCTTCTGGGATCAATCCATTGCAGGCAAATGATCTCCAATCAAGTTTTGACTATTTCAAGCCCTTGAGGGACTTCATGGAAGCTCTTCCTTCTCATGAAAGAGTAATCCTTGTTAGTCATAGCCTTGGTGGCATGGCAATTTCTCAAGCCATGGAATATTTTCCAAGTAAGATCTCTGTAGCTGTTTTTGTCACTGCCTTAATGCCTGGGCCAACCCTCAACATTTCCACCCTCAATCAAATG TCTTTCAGCCAACAAGGCCCTCTGCTTGACAGTCACTATATATATGACCAAGGCCCAAACAATCCTCCAACCACTTTCATCTTCGGGCCCTTGTACTTGGCATCAGATGTGTTCCAACTTAGCCCAATTGAG GATTTGACACTGGCCACCTTGTTGTTGAGACCACTACGTTTGTTTAGTGATGAAGACCTATCAAAGCAGCTAATGCTGTCCTCTGAGAATTATGGGTCGGTTAAACGGGTTTACATCATATCCGAAAAAGATAAGGTGGCAAGGAGGGATCTTCAACTGTGGATGATTGAGAGAAATCCACCCAATGATGTGGTGGAGATCAAAGGATCTGATCACATGGTCATGATGTCTAAGCCAATAGAGCTTTGGGCTCATCTCCAAGGCATTGCTGAGAAATATTCTTATCCCATTTTCTAA